The genomic window CGAGGAGCCGTTGGAGTAGCCGCCCGGTCCGCCGGGTTGCGAGGGCCGTCCGCCGTGACGGGGGTCCGGTGCGGCCGCGAAAAGGTTGCCCTGGTCAACTATCCTGGCCTATGGTTGCCCTAGGCAACGATTTCTAAGGACCCCCATGACCAGCAGCCAGCCGGCCCACCGCCGTCACCACGGCGCGGCCGACTCCGACCGCCCGATGACGCACCGCGAGATTCTCGAAGCGCTCTCCGGGCTGCTGCTCGGCCTCTTCGTGGCGGTCCTCTCCTCGACCATCGTCTCCAACGCGCTGCCGACCATCCTCAACGACCTGCACGGCGGGGAGTCCGCCTACACCTGGGTGATCACCGCGGCACTGCTCTCGCTCACCGCCTCCACCCCGATCTGGGGCAAGCTCTCCGACCTGGTGAGCAAGAAGCTGCTGGTCCAGCTGGCGCTGGTGATCTACATCGTCTCCTCCACCCTGGCCGGTCTCTCGCAGAACACCAGCGAGCTGATCGCCTGCCGGGTGCTCCAGGGGCTGGGCGCGGGCGGGGTGGTGGCGCTCGGCCAGATCTGCCTGGCGGCGATGGTCCCGCCGCGCGAACGCGGGCGCTACAGCGGTTACTTCGGCGCCGTCTTCGCGCTGGCCACGATCGGCGGACCGCTGATCGGCGGGGTCATCGTGGACACCGGCTGGCTGGGCTGGCGCTGGTGCTTCTACGTCGGCATCCCGTTCTCGGTGATCGCCATCATCGTGCTCCAGCGCACCCTGCACCTGCCGGTGGTGAAGCGGAAGGCGAAGATCGACTACCTGGGCGCGCTGCTGATCGCCGGTGCGGTCAGCCTGCTGATGGTCTGGGTCACGCTGGCCGGCAAGAACTACGCCTGGGGCTCCTGGCAGACCGTGGCGATGGTCGGCGGCGGGCTGCTGCTCGTCGTGCTCTTCGTCCTGACCGAGCGCCGGGCGGCCGAGCCGATCATGCCGCTCACCCTGTTCCGTCACCGCACGGTGAGCCTGGCCGCGGTGGCCAGCACCTTCGTGGGCATCGGGATGTACGGCGCCACCACCTTCCTGAGCCAGTACTTCCAGCTGGCCAAGGAGAAGACGCCGACCATGGCCGGCATCATGACGCTGCCGATGATCCTGGGCCTGGCCGTCTCCTCGGCCGTCGCCGGGCGGCTGATCACCAAGTACGGCAAGTGGAAGCGCTACCTGGTGGCCGGCACCTTCCTGCTCGCGCTCGGCTTCCTGCTGCTCGGCACCGCCCGGGCCGACACGGGCTACGGCCTGCTCTCGCTCTACATGGCGGCCACCGGCGTGGGCCTCGGCCTGACCTCGCAGAACCTGGTACTGGCGGTGCAGAACACGGTCACGGCCAAGGAGTTGGGCACAGCCAGCTCGACCGTCACCTTCTTCCGCACCATGGGTGGCGCGATGGGCGTCTCGGCGCTCGGCGCACTGCTCGGCACCCGGGTGACCCACTACCTGACCCAGAACCTGACCGCCGCGCACATCCCGCCGGCCGGCGCCGCCGCGCTGGGCGGCGGCGACCTGCCGGACCTGCACACGCTGCCCGCACCGCTGGTCCCGCTGGTCACCGATGCCTTCGGGCACGGGGTGGGCACCGTCTTCCTGGTGGCCTCGCCGTTCGCGGCGGTGGCCTTCCTGGTGGTGCTGCTGATCCGCGAGGTGCCGCTGCGCACGGCCTCGGCCGCCGCACCCGCACCCGCGCCGGCCGAGGCGGTCAGCGAGCCGGCGTGACCGGCGTGACCGGCGTGGCTGGCAGGGCCGGGACGGCCGGGGTGGCCGGGGCGGCGAGTCCGGCGCAGTAGGTCGGCCGGTGACCGCTGTCGTGCGCGGCGCTGTTCAGCACCAGCGCCTGGACCAGCAGCGGGACCAGCAGGACCGTCAGCACCAGCCAGCCCACCGGGTGCGTGCGCCTGGTCAGCAGCCCGCGGAGCAGCCAGAGGACGGCGCCCAGCGAGGCCAGTGCCCCGGCCCAGGCCAGCGCGAGCCCGTAGCCGGGGATCCCGTTGCTGTCGTGGCACTTGCTCATGACCTCGCGCACGAAGTGCGAGTCGGCCCACATCGCCAGGGCGCTGGCCGGGATCCCGGAGGCCGCCACCAGCAGTGGGTAGCCGATGCCGAGCAGCGGCGGGTGGCTGCGGTGCGCCGTGGTCGGCGGTGCGACCGGCACCGCAGTGGCGTAGTTGTTCATGATCCCCCTTGGTCGGCGCCCATCCTAGGCAGTGCCACACGGCCGGTTCGCGCAGGTCGCGCGCGGGGGAGCGGGTACGAGGAAGGCCGCGAGCTGCCCAGCAGCTCGCGGCCTTCCTCGTCCTGCGGGTGTCTCGGGGTCGTCAGCTCGCGATGAGCGTCAGGCCGTAGCCCACCGCGGCGGCGCAGGCGGCGAAGCAGACGCCGGCCGCGGCCAGCGCCACGGTGCCGCTGCCGCCGCCCGGGGCACTGGCCTTGGCAGCCTCGACGGCGGCCTCACGACGGGACAGGGCCAGGATGCCGAGGGCGAAGGCGCTCACCACGGCGACGGTGACCAGGAAGCTGACGCCCGCGGTGTCGGCCAGGGCGCTCCAGTTGATGTGCATGGCGAGCCCCTCAGGCGGCGACGGTGGCGGTGGGCGGGGTGGTGGGCGTGGCCGGCGGCGTCACCGGGGTGACGGTGATGCCGGGCGGCGTCACCACGGCCACGTCGGACAGTTCCGGCGAGAGCTCGGCGACGACCGGGAGCTCGGTGCCCTCGGTGCGCGCGCCCTCCTGCGGCAGCTCGTTGACGTTGCTCGCGGTCACCGGCTGGCGGCGCGAGAGCATCCACATCGCGCCCGAGCCGGCCACCAGCGCGGCGCCGACCAGCACGACGCCCCAGGTGCCCTGGACGGCGACGTAGGCGGCCGCACCGGCCACCACGGCGGCGGCGGGCAGGGTCAGCGCCCAGGTGTAGACCATGCGGCGGGCCATGCTCCAGTGCACCTGGGCCTTGGGGCCGCCCAGGCCCGCGCCCATGATGCCGCCGGAGACCACCTGGGTGGTGGACAGGCCGTAACCCATGTGCGAGGAGGTCAGGATCACCGCGGTGGTCGCGCTCTCGGCGGCGAAGCCCTGCGGCGCCTGGACGTCGGTCAGGCCCTTGCCCATGCTGCGGATGATCCGCCAGCCACCGCTGTAGGTGCCCAGCGCGATGGCCAGACCGGCGCTGGCGATGACCCAGGTGGGCGGCAGCGCGTGCTTGGGCAGCGCGCCGACCGAGACCAGGGTCAGGGTGATGATGCCCATCGTCTTCTGGGCGTCGTTGGTGCCGTGGGCCAGCGAGACCAGCGAGGCGGAGAAGATCTGGCCGGTCTTGAAGCCCTTGGTGGTGGTCTTCTCGTTGCCGCGCCTGGTGATGAGGTAGGCCATCTTGGTGGCGCCCCAGGCGGCCGCGCCGGCCACGATCGGGGAGGCGACGGCCGGGATGAGGATCTTGGTGACCACGGTGCTGAAGTTCACGCCGTCGAGGCCGACTCCGACGACAGTGGCGCCGATCAGACCGCCGTACAGCGCGTGCGAGGAGCTGGAGGGCAGGCCGCGCAGCCAGGTCAGCAGGTTCCAGAGGATCGCACCGACCAGCGCGGCGAAGATCACCGCCGGGTGGATGCCGGCCTTCTCGTTGACGATGCCGCCGGAGATGGTGCTTGCCACCTTCACGGACAGGAAGGCACCGGCGAAGTTGAGGACCGCCGAGATGGTGACGGCGATCTTGGGACGCAGCGCGCCGGTGGCGATGGAGGTGGCCATCGCGTTGGCGGTGTCGTGGAAGCCGTTCGTGAAGTCGAAGGCCAGGGCCGTGACGATCACTACCGCCACCAGGAACGTGATGTGTTCCATTACCAAACAATCGTCGTAGTAGTCGGACTGTGGTTTCTGCTGCCGTGTTCAGCGCGACCGTAGGGATGGCGGGTGAACGGAAGGTTAACTGGGCTGGGACTCCGGGCTCCGTTTCCTTCCTGCACCTTACAAAGAGGAGTCTGTCAGGTGTCTGGCCTGGTCTTATGCGAACAACGTCCGGTTTGCTGCCGGATTGCTGAGATCTGTGTCACGGCCCGGCGGTGCCGAGAATTCATCCACGGGTACGGACGCTCCCTGCCGCAGCCGGTCCTTGGCATGGCAGGATCGGTCGGGGTTCGCCGTCGGCGGGCCGTGGGGTGTCACCGGACGTTGGGGAGGCGGGCCGATGCGTGCCGTGCGGCGCGAACACATGGTCGGGACTCAGCCGTGGCTGCGGGCCGCGCTGCGCTGCGGAGCGGTGCTCGCGATGGCGGCCCTGGTGCTGCCGCTGGCCGGGCAGAGCGCCTTCGCCGCCGGCGAGCCGGCGCCCGGCGCCTCCTCAGCGCCGTCCACCGCTGCGGGCGCCCCCGGTGCCGATCCGCTGGCCCAGGCCGAGGCGACGCTCGGCCCGCTGCTCGACAAGATCCACCTGCTCTACCAGAACGCCGAGGCCGCCACCGAGCAGTACAACGCCACCGCCCAGCAGTTGGCCACCCAGCAGATCACCGCGGCCGGCATCGACAGCAAGGTCGACGCCCAGCAGGCGCTGGTCGACCAGGGCATCGACGTCGCCTCGGAGATCGCCTCCGAGCAGTACCGCAACGGCGACCTCTCCGGCTTCGGCGAGCTGCTGCTGACCAACGACCCGTACCAGGCCGCCCACCTCGCGGCGCTGCTGTCCGCCGCCAGCCGTTCGCAGGCCGAGTTCATCGGTCAGCTGAAGAGCGACCAGGCGTCGCTGCAGCAGTTGAAGAAGCAGTCCGGCGACGCGGTCAACGCCAGCAAGGCGCTGCTCGCCCAGCAGGACCAGAACAAGGCCGACATCTCCCGCCAGCTGGCCACCGTCGAACAGGTGGTCTCCTCGCTCACCGGCGCCCAGCAGAACGAGCTCCAGCAGTTGGAGCAGCAGCAGATCGACCAGGCGCAGCTGGCCTTCCTGGCCTCCGGCGCGCTCGGCCAGGGGGAGCGCACGCCCTCGGCCGCCGGGCGCAAGGCGGTGGCCTACGCGCTCGCCCAGCTCGGCAAGCCGTACCTGTGGGGCGGCATCGGGCCAGAAGCCTACGACTGCTCCGGCCTCACCTCGCAGGCCTGGCTGAGCGCGGGCGTGCAGATCCCGCGCACCAGCCAGGACCAGTGGGCCCAGCTGCCGCACGTCCCGCTGAACCAGCTGCGCCCCGGTGACCTGGTGGTCTACTACGAGAGCGCCGAGCACGTCGCGATGTACATCGGCGGCGGACTGGTCGTGCAGGCCCCGCACACCGGCGCGTTCGTGCGGGTCTCGCCGATCGGCATGGCGCCGATCCTGGGCGCGGTGCGGCCCGACCCGCAGAACGCCTCGGACGAGGCGGGCGGCGCCTGGAAGGTGCCCGCCACGCTGCAGGACGCCGAGACGATCACGCCGATCGCCCCTGGCCCGGCCACCGCGCCCGGCCTGCCGAGCGAGCCGCCGCTGCCCGCGCTGCTGCCGGTGGTGCCGATCAGCCCGTCGGCGCCGCCGTCCGCCGCCAAGCCCTCGCCCGGCTCCTCCTCGCCCTCCGGTGCCTCGCCCTCCGGCGGCTCCCCGTCGCCGGCCGGCCCGGGGCCGGCCGCGCCGTCGGGCAGCACCTCGCCGACGCCGTCCGGGTCGCCCTCGGGTACCGCGCCGGTGAGCGCCTCGCCCTCGGGCAGCACCTCGCCGACGCCGTCCGGGTCGCCCTCCGGCACCGCGTCGGTGGGCCCCTCGCCCTCGGGCAGCGGTTCGGGCAGCCCGTCGGCCTCGCCCTCGGGCACCGCGCCGGTGAGCGGTCCGCCCTCGGGCACGCCGTCCGACAGCCCCTCGCACTGACCGGGCGCCGGCCGAGCACTGACCGCGCGGGCCCGTCGGTCCTGGTGACCGACGGGTCCAGTGCGGATCAGGCCCCGCTGTCCGGCTCGAAGCGGATCACCACGGCCTTGGAGGTGGGCGTGTTGCTGATCTCGGCCGTCGAGTCGAGCGGGACCAGCACGTTGGTCTCCGGGTAGTAGGCCGCCGCGCCGCCGCGGGCGACCGGGTAGTGCACCACCTTGAAGTGCGGCGCGCGCCGGTCCACCCCGTCGCGCCACTCGCTGACCAGGTCCACGTAGCCGCCCTCGGTCAGGCCGAGTTCGGCCGCGTCCGCCGGGTTGACCAGCACCACCCGCCGACCGCCGGTGATGCCCCGGTAGCGGTCGTCCAGGCCGTAGATGGTGGTGTTGTACTGGTCGTGCGAGCGCAGCGTCTGCAGCAGCAGCCGCCCGGCGGGGACCTCGGGAGCGGTCAGCTCGTTGACGGTGAAGTTGGCCTTGCCGGTGGCGGTGGGGAAGGTGCGCGAGTCGCGCGGGCCGTGCGGCAGCGCGAAGCCGCCCGGCGCCTTGACCCTGGCGTTGAAGTCGGTGAAGCCCGGCACCACGCCCGCGATCCGGTCGCGGATGCTGCCGTAGTCGGCGGCGAACTCCTCCCACGGGATCGGGTCCGCCGGGCCGAGCGCGGCGCGGGCCAGCCGGCAGACGATCGCCGTCTCGGAGAGGATGCCGGGGGCCGGCGGACGCAGCCGGCCCTGCGAGGAGTGGACCATGCCCATCGAGTCCTCGACGGTGACGAACTGGTCGCCGCGCTCGGTGGTGTCCCGGTCGGTGCGCCCGAGGGTGGGCAGGATCAGCGCCCGGGCGCCGGTGACCAGGTGCGAGCGGTTGAGCTTGGTGGAGACCTGCACGGTCAGCCGGCAGTTGCGCAGCGCGGCCTCGGTGACCTCGGTGTCCGGGGTGGCCGCGACGAAGTTGCCGCCCATCGCGAAGAAGACCTTGACCCGCCCGTCGCGCATCGCCCGGATCGACTCCACCGCGTCGTAGCCGTGCTCGCGCGGCGGCCGGAAGCCGAACTCCCGCTCCAGCGCGTCCAGGAAGGCGGGCGCGGGGCGCTCGAAGATGCCCATGGTCCGGTCGCCCTGCACATTGCTGTGCCCGCGCACCGGGCAGACTCCGGCGCCGGGGCGGCCCACATTGCCGCGCAGCAGCAGGAAGTTGACCACCTCGCGGATGGTCGGCACCGAGTGCTTGTGCTGGGTCAGGCCCATCGCCCAGCAGACGATGACCTTCTTCGACGCCAGGACGTGCCGGGCCAGCTCCTCGATCTGCTCCCAGGGCAGACCGGTTGCGGCGAGCACCTGCTGACGGTCCGTCGACTCCGCCTCGGCGGCGAACTCCTCGAAGCCGTGGCAGTGCTCGGCGACGAAGGCCGTATCGACGCCGCCGTCGGCGGCCAGGATCAGCTGGTTGAGCGCGCGGAACAGCGCGAGGTCGCCGCCGAGGCGGATCTGCAGGAACAGGTCGGTGAGCTTGGTGCCGCCGCCGACCAGGCCGCGGGCGTGCTGCGGGTTCTTGAACCGCTCCAGGCCGGCCTCCGGCAGCGGGTTGACGCTGACGATGGTCGCGCCGGCCCGCTTGGCCCGCTCCAGCGCGGAGAGCATCCGGGGGTGGTTGGTGCCCGGGTTCTGGCCCGCCACGATGATCAGGTCGGCCTGGTAGAGGTCCTTGAGGCTGACGCTGCCCTTGCCCACCCCGAGGGTCTCCACCAGCGCCGAACCCGAGGACTCGTGGCACATGTTGGAGCAGTCCGGCAGGTTGTTGGTGCCCAGCTTGCGGGCGAAGAGCTGGTAGCTGAAGGCGGCCTCGTTGCTGGTGCGGCCCGAGGTGTAGAAGGCGGCGCCGTCGGGGGTGTCGAGCGCGTTGAGCTCCTCGGCGATGATCGCGAAGGCCTCGTCCCAGCCGATCGGCGCGTAGTGGGTGGCGCCCTCGGCCAGCAGCATCGGCTCGGTGAGCCGGCCCTGCTGGCCGAGCCAGTAGCCGGAGCGCCCGGCCAGCTCGGCCACCGGGTGCTCGGCGAAGAACGCCCGGGTGATCCGGCGCTCGGTGGCCTCCTCGGCCACCGCCTTGGCGCCGTTCTCGCAGAACTCGGCGGCGTGCGGCTTGTCCGGCTCCGGCCAGGCGCAGCCGGGGCAGTCGAAGCCGCCGTGCTGGTTGACCTTGGTCAGGGTGGCCAGTGTGCGGCGGGGGCTCATCTGCTCGTGGGCCATCGACAGGCTCTGCCGCACGGCCTTGAGCCCTGCGGCGGCGTTCTGCGGGGCGCCGACCTCGGGGGCGTCCTGCGCCGGGTCGCTCTGCGGAGCCTGCTTGGCCATTGTCGCCCACCTCCAGCTTGGGATCAGGGCCGCGCCGTCGTCAGCCCCACCACCATCCTGTCATCTGCCGCAACCGGGCCCACCTGGCCGGGAGCCGCCAGCGCGCGCAGCAGGGTGCGGGCGGCTGCGTCGTTCTGCCGGAAGGCCGGGGCGTTGGTGCGCGGGCGGGCGAAGGCGGCCACGGCACGGCCGTTGGTGTGCGGGCCGAGCGCGAGGCGGCGCGGGTGCGGGGCACCGCCGAGGCCGGGGTCGAGCAGCCGCCCGTCGCGGGGGTCGACGGTCAGCAGGCCGGAGCGGTGGATGAAGTCCGGGTCGGCGAGCACCTCCTCGGCGAGCCGGCCCTCGCGCAGCAGCTGCGCGAGCACCCGGTCCTCGGTGCGCGCCAGGTCGTGCCGGGGCAGGTAGGCCTCGATCAGCGCGGTGGCGGTGGTCCGGTGGCCCGGCAGGCTCTCGCTGGCGGCCACGAAGGTGCCGCTCGCCTCGTCCTCGCTCACGGTCAGGCCGGCGCCCAGGAAGCGGACCACGCCGGCCTCGGAGAGCGCCAGCAGTTCGCGCAGCCGGAAGCCCGGCGGGCCGGAGGCCAGGAAGCTGAAGAAGCCCTGCCACCAGCCGTCCAGCTCCCGCGCGGTCGAGCGGGCGGTCAGCCGTCCGGCGGCCAGCAGCCGGGGGAGCTGGCCGTAGAGCGAGAGCAGGGCCAGGAAGGCGCCCAGGTCCGCGCTGTACGCGGGGTCGGCACGGCGGTCGGCGTCCGCCCGGATGTACGCGCGCAACTGCTGCTGGAGCTGCTCGGGGTCGGTGAAGCGCAGACCGGCGAGCGGGCGGTCCAGCCGCTCGAAGTCGAGCCGGTCGCCCGGTTCTGGCACCGCGCGCTCGACCAGGGCCGTCAACTCCGGCTGGTACCAGCCGTACCGGTCGTAGCCGGCCAGGAACTCGGCCCAGGGCAGCGTCGTCCGCTCGGGGTGCGCGTGGAAGAGCTCGTGGTAGTAGCCGAAGCCGATCTCCTTGGCCATCAACGGCCAGGCGTCCCGGCGCAGTTCGAGCGGTCCGGGGCGGTCGAGCAGCTCCTCGACGGCGGCCGGGCCGAAGTAGCGCGGCAGCGGGGCGGGCGGGCCCTGCAGCGGGTAGCCGGTCTTCGAGTGGTAGGGCACTCCGCGCCGCGAGCCGACCAGCAGCAGCGGTTCGCGGCCCGAGGGGTGGTAGTGCACCCCGCCGTCCGGGCGGTGCTCGAACCGCCCGCCGCGGCCCTCGGTGAGCAGTGCCATCAGGTCGACGAAGGCCAGGCCGAAACCGCGCAGGATCACCCGCTCACCCGGGGCGACGGCGGCGACGGCGGCCTCGCAGGAGAAGGCGGGCGGCAGGTGGAAGCGGCCGTGGCGGCGGGCGAACGCGGCGGTGGCGGCGTGCCGTTCGTCCGGCGCGGAGCCCAGGTGGCCCACGGTCAGCACCACCTGGTCGGCCCGCAGCTCGCGCCCCGAGGCCAGCGTGATGTGCTGCGGGCCGTCGGCGGGGCCGTGCAGGGCGACGGCCGCCTCGCGGTGCACGGTGAGCCTGATCCGGTCGGGCAGCTGGGCCGCCGCCCGCCGGAACACCCAGTCCAGGTAGGCGCTCTGGGCCCGCCGGGTGGCGAAGTCGGTGGGCGCCAGGGCGGCCAGCTCGGCCCGCACCGCCGGGTCGGCCACCGGCCGGTAGGGCGCGAAGGCCGGCTGGTCGGCGGCCCACTCGGCGAGCGAGGGGCCGGGGCGGACCGGTCCCTCGACGACGGAGGTCTCGTCGGTGAACATCGTGACGTCCGCGGCCATCGAGTTCATCCGCAGCAGCGGCGACTGCCGGTGGCGCCAGATCCGGCCACCGCCGGGCGGCTGCGGGTCGATCAGGTGGATCTCCAACTGCTGCTCCGCGGGCAGCAGTTCGCAGGCGCTGGCGGCGATCCGCTCCAGCAGGCCGGTGCCGCGCGGCCCGGCGCCGATGATCGCGAGTGCCCTCATGCCCGAGCCTCCGGCGCCGGAGGTGCGTCCACCGCGGCGCGC from Kitasatospora sp. NBC_01250 includes these protein-coding regions:
- a CDS encoding FdhF/YdeP family oxidoreductase, which encodes MAKQAPQSDPAQDAPEVGAPQNAAAGLKAVRQSLSMAHEQMSPRRTLATLTKVNQHGGFDCPGCAWPEPDKPHAAEFCENGAKAVAEEATERRITRAFFAEHPVAELAGRSGYWLGQQGRLTEPMLLAEGATHYAPIGWDEAFAIIAEELNALDTPDGAAFYTSGRTSNEAAFSYQLFARKLGTNNLPDCSNMCHESSGSALVETLGVGKGSVSLKDLYQADLIIVAGQNPGTNHPRMLSALERAKRAGATIVSVNPLPEAGLERFKNPQHARGLVGGGTKLTDLFLQIRLGGDLALFRALNQLILAADGGVDTAFVAEHCHGFEEFAAEAESTDRQQVLAATGLPWEQIEELARHVLASKKVIVCWAMGLTQHKHSVPTIREVVNFLLLRGNVGRPGAGVCPVRGHSNVQGDRTMGIFERPAPAFLDALEREFGFRPPREHGYDAVESIRAMRDGRVKVFFAMGGNFVAATPDTEVTEAALRNCRLTVQVSTKLNRSHLVTGARALILPTLGRTDRDTTERGDQFVTVEDSMGMVHSSQGRLRPPAPGILSETAIVCRLARAALGPADPIPWEEFAADYGSIRDRIAGVVPGFTDFNARVKAPGGFALPHGPRDSRTFPTATGKANFTVNELTAPEVPAGRLLLQTLRSHDQYNTTIYGLDDRYRGITGGRRVVLVNPADAAELGLTEGGYVDLVSEWRDGVDRRAPHFKVVHYPVARGGAAAYYPETNVLVPLDSTAEISNTPTSKAVVIRFEPDSGA
- a CDS encoding MDR family MFS transporter, which gives rise to MTSSQPAHRRHHGAADSDRPMTHREILEALSGLLLGLFVAVLSSTIVSNALPTILNDLHGGESAYTWVITAALLSLTASTPIWGKLSDLVSKKLLVQLALVIYIVSSTLAGLSQNTSELIACRVLQGLGAGGVVALGQICLAAMVPPRERGRYSGYFGAVFALATIGGPLIGGVIVDTGWLGWRWCFYVGIPFSVIAIIVLQRTLHLPVVKRKAKIDYLGALLIAGAVSLLMVWVTLAGKNYAWGSWQTVAMVGGGLLLVVLFVLTERRAAEPIMPLTLFRHRTVSLAAVASTFVGIGMYGATTFLSQYFQLAKEKTPTMAGIMTLPMILGLAVSSAVAGRLITKYGKWKRYLVAGTFLLALGFLLLGTARADTGYGLLSLYMAATGVGLGLTSQNLVLAVQNTVTAKELGTASSTVTFFRTMGGAMGVSALGALLGTRVTHYLTQNLTAAHIPPAGAAALGGGDLPDLHTLPAPLVPLVTDAFGHGVGTVFLVASPFAAVAFLVVLLIREVPLRTASAAAPAPAPAEAVSEPA
- a CDS encoding inorganic phosphate transporter codes for the protein MEHITFLVAVVIVTALAFDFTNGFHDTANAMATSIATGALRPKIAVTISAVLNFAGAFLSVKVASTISGGIVNEKAGIHPAVIFAALVGAILWNLLTWLRGLPSSSSHALYGGLIGATVVGVGLDGVNFSTVVTKILIPAVASPIVAGAAAWGATKMAYLITRRGNEKTTTKGFKTGQIFSASLVSLAHGTNDAQKTMGIITLTLVSVGALPKHALPPTWVIASAGLAIALGTYSGGWRIIRSMGKGLTDVQAPQGFAAESATTAVILTSSHMGYGLSTTQVVSGGIMGAGLGGPKAQVHWSMARRMVYTWALTLPAAAVVAGAAAYVAVQGTWGVVLVGAALVAGSGAMWMLSRRQPVTASNVNELPQEGARTEGTELPVVAELSPELSDVAVVTPPGITVTPVTPPATPTTPPTATVAA
- a CDS encoding C40 family peptidase, with the translated sequence MRAVRREHMVGTQPWLRAALRCGAVLAMAALVLPLAGQSAFAAGEPAPGASSAPSTAAGAPGADPLAQAEATLGPLLDKIHLLYQNAEAATEQYNATAQQLATQQITAAGIDSKVDAQQALVDQGIDVASEIASEQYRNGDLSGFGELLLTNDPYQAAHLAALLSAASRSQAEFIGQLKSDQASLQQLKKQSGDAVNASKALLAQQDQNKADISRQLATVEQVVSSLTGAQQNELQQLEQQQIDQAQLAFLASGALGQGERTPSAAGRKAVAYALAQLGKPYLWGGIGPEAYDCSGLTSQAWLSAGVQIPRTSQDQWAQLPHVPLNQLRPGDLVVYYESAEHVAMYIGGGLVVQAPHTGAFVRVSPIGMAPILGAVRPDPQNASDEAGGAWKVPATLQDAETITPIAPGPATAPGLPSEPPLPALLPVVPISPSAPPSAAKPSPGSSSPSGASPSGGSPSPAGPGPAAPSGSTSPTPSGSPSGTAPVSASPSGSTSPTPSGSPSGTASVGPSPSGSGSGSPSASPSGTAPVSGPPSGTPSDSPSH
- a CDS encoding FAD/NAD(P)-binding protein — translated: MRALAIIGAGPRGTGLLERIAASACELLPAEQQLEIHLIDPQPPGGGRIWRHRQSPLLRMNSMAADVTMFTDETSVVEGPVRPGPSLAEWAADQPAFAPYRPVADPAVRAELAALAPTDFATRRAQSAYLDWVFRRAAAQLPDRIRLTVHREAAVALHGPADGPQHITLASGRELRADQVVLTVGHLGSAPDERHAATAAFARRHGRFHLPPAFSCEAAVAAVAPGERVILRGFGLAFVDLMALLTEGRGGRFEHRPDGGVHYHPSGREPLLLVGSRRGVPYHSKTGYPLQGPPAPLPRYFGPAAVEELLDRPGPLELRRDAWPLMAKEIGFGYYHELFHAHPERTTLPWAEFLAGYDRYGWYQPELTALVERAVPEPGDRLDFERLDRPLAGLRFTDPEQLQQQLRAYIRADADRRADPAYSADLGAFLALLSLYGQLPRLLAAGRLTARSTARELDGWWQGFFSFLASGPPGFRLRELLALSEAGVVRFLGAGLTVSEDEASGTFVAASESLPGHRTTATALIEAYLPRHDLARTEDRVLAQLLREGRLAEEVLADPDFIHRSGLLTVDPRDGRLLDPGLGGAPHPRRLALGPHTNGRAVAAFARPRTNAPAFRQNDAAARTLLRALAAPGQVGPVAADDRMVVGLTTARP